The Lutra lutra chromosome 10, mLutLut1.2, whole genome shotgun sequence genome contains a region encoding:
- the LOC125078827 gene encoding serum amyloid A-2 protein, translating to MKLFTGLIFCSLVLGVSSQWYSFFSEAAQGAWDMYRAYSDMKEANYKNSDKYFHARGNYDAAQRGPGGAWAAKVISDARERSQRVTDLFKYGDSGHGVEDSKADQAANEWGRSGKDPNHFRPPGLPDKY from the exons ATGAAGCTTTTCACGGGCCTCATCTTCTGCTCCTTGGTCCTGGGGGTCAGCAGCCAATGGTATTCATTCTTCAGTGAGGCTGCTCAAG GGGCTTGGGACATGTACAGAGCCTACTCTgacatgaaagaagccaattaCAAAAATTCGGACAAATACTTCCATGCCCGCGGGAACTATGATGCTGCACAAAGgggccctgggggtgcctgggccgCTAAAGTCATCAG TGACGCCAGAGAGCGTTCTCAGAGAGTCACAGACCTTTTCAAGTATGGAGACAGCGGGCACGGAGTGGAGGACTCGAAGGCTGACCAGGCTGCCAATGAATGGGGCCGGAGTGGCAAAGACCCCAACCACTTCCGACCCCCTGGCCTGCCTGACAAGTACTGA
- the LOC125078199 gene encoding serum amyloid A-2 protein-like has product MKLFTGLIFCSLVLGVSSQWYSFFSEAAQGAWDMYRAYSDMREANYKNSDKYFHALGNYDAAQRGPGGAWAAKVISDAREQSQRVTDLFKYGDSGHGVEDSKADQAANEWGRSGKDPNHFRPPGLPDKY; this is encoded by the exons ATGAAGCTTTTCACGGGCCTCATCTTCTGCTCCTTGGTCCTGGGGGTCAGCAGCCAATGGTATTCATTCTTCAGTGAGGCTGCTCAAG GGGCTTGGGACATGTACAGAGCCTACTCTGACATGAGAGAAGCCAATTACAAAAATTCGGACAAATACTTCCATGCCCTCGGGAACTATGATGCTGCACAAAGGggccctgggggcgcctgggccgCTAAAGTCATCAG TGACGCCAGAGAGCAATCTCAGAGAGTCACAGACCTTTTCAAGTATGGAGACAGCGGCCACGGAGTGGAGGACTCGAAGGCTGACCAGGCTGCCAACGAATGGGGCCGGAGTGGCAAAGACCCCAACCACTTCCGACCCCCTGGCCTGCCTGACAAGTACTGA
- the LOC125078198 gene encoding serum amyloid A-2 protein-like, with product MKLFLGILLCSLVLGVSSQRWLDFLKEAGQGTRDMIRAYSDMREANYKNSDKYFHARGNYDAAQRGPGGAWAAKVISDAREHSQRVTDLFKYGDSGHGVEDSKADQAANEWGRSGKDPNHFRPPGLPDKY from the exons ATGAAGCTTTTCCTGGGCATCCTTTTGTGCTCCCTGGTCCTGGGCGTCAGCAGCCAAAGATGGTTAGACTTCCTCAAGGAAGCTGGTCAAG ggACTAGAGACATGATAAGAGCCTACTCTGACATGAGAGAAGCCAATTACAAAAATTCAGACAAATACTTCCATGCCCGCGGGAACTATGATGCTGCACAAAGGGGCCCCGGGGGTGCCTGGGCTGCTAAAGTCATCAG TGACGCCAGAGAGCATTCTCAGAGAGTCACAGACCTTTTCAAGTATGGAGACAGTGGCCATGGAGTGGAGGACTCCAAGGCTGACCAGGCTGCCAATGAATGGGGCCGGAGTGGCAAAGACCCCAACCACTTCCGACCCCCTGGCCTGCCTGACAAGTACTGA